One genomic segment of Pedobacter endophyticus includes these proteins:
- a CDS encoding heavy-metal-associated domain-containing protein, which translates to MTHTYQLTGMTCGGCENKVKSSLLVLPDVTSVEVSKDTNSATIGMDKHISLDTLQQALGGKDSKYQITANAHSEMLEETKSWAATYKPILLIFGYVTAVSLIASWQGNTINFMAFMRVFMAGFFLTFSFFKMLNLKAFAESYAMYDVVAKKFGAWGYIYAFIELGLGLSFALNLSPVIVNWVTVVVMTVSILGVLESVLNKKKIQCACLGAVFNLPMSTVTIVEDAIMIAMSAAMLVLM; encoded by the coding sequence ATGACACATACCTATCAACTTACTGGCATGACCTGCGGTGGTTGCGAAAATAAAGTGAAAAGCAGCCTCTTGGTTTTGCCCGATGTTACCTCTGTTGAGGTTTCAAAAGATACCAACTCAGCAACAATTGGCATGGATAAGCACATTAGCCTCGATACGCTGCAGCAAGCACTGGGTGGAAAGGACAGCAAATACCAGATCACAGCGAACGCCCACAGCGAAATGCTTGAGGAAACAAAATCGTGGGCGGCAACTTACAAACCAATTCTATTAATCTTCGGGTACGTTACCGCAGTTTCGCTAATTGCGTCCTGGCAAGGCAACACCATAAACTTCATGGCTTTCATGCGAGTTTTTATGGCCGGCTTTTTTCTAACATTTTCTTTCTTTAAAATGCTTAATCTGAAAGCTTTTGCCGAAAGTTATGCGATGTATGATGTAGTAGCCAAAAAATTTGGAGCATGGGGTTACATTTACGCTTTTATTGAGCTTGGCCTGGGATTGAGCTTTGCCCTAAATCTCTCGCCAGTTATCGTAAACTGGGTTACGGTGGTTGTAATGACCGTGAGCATTTTAGGTGTTCTCGAAAGCGTTCTGAACAAGAAAAAGATTCAATGTGCGTGCCTTGGAGCGGTTTTTAATTTGCCAATGAGCACGGTTACCATTGTGGAGGATGCCATTATGATTGCAATGAGCGCCGCAATGTTGGTGTTGATGTAA
- a CDS encoding helix-turn-helix domain-containing protein → MILHIKNMVCNRCKMVVKAELEKLGLNPVSVQLGEVVLAENISGQQRAEIAKKLTPLGFELLEDKKAQITEQVKTSIINLVHYANEQLKVNLSSYLSENLQLEYPQISAVFSEVEHQTVEKYFISQKIEKAKEMLTYGQLTLSEIAYQLNYSSVAHLSAQFKKVTGVTPSAYKTANIGKRKTLDEI, encoded by the coding sequence ATGATTCTCCATATTAAAAACATGGTGTGCAACCGTTGCAAAATGGTGGTTAAGGCCGAGCTGGAAAAGCTTGGCCTTAACCCTGTTTCGGTTCAGCTTGGCGAGGTTGTTCTGGCAGAAAATATCTCTGGCCAACAACGGGCAGAAATTGCCAAGAAGCTAACTCCGCTTGGCTTCGAACTTTTAGAGGACAAAAAAGCCCAGATTACGGAACAGGTAAAAACGTCGATCATCAACCTTGTGCATTATGCTAACGAGCAGTTAAAAGTCAACTTGTCGTCGTATTTAAGCGAAAACCTTCAACTGGAATATCCTCAAATCAGCGCTGTGTTTTCTGAGGTTGAGCACCAAACGGTAGAGAAATATTTTATCAGCCAGAAAATAGAAAAAGCAAAAGAAATGCTAACCTACGGCCAACTTACACTCAGCGAAATCGCTTACCAACTTAATTACAGTAGCGTAGCCCATCTTTCTGCACAGTTTAAAAAAGTTACCGGTGTAACACCCTCGGCTTATAAAACGGCAAATATCGGTAAGCGGAAAACGCTGGATGAGATCTGA
- a CDS encoding DUF3347 domain-containing protein — protein sequence MKKIMIMVAILAIATTKLTFAQSKTDAAFNQLLTAYYDVKNALAADKLAQAAENVKVLSAKVDAVPHKELPGAQHTLWMEQAKVIKAKAAELAIAKDIKAQRKSFETISSAMIKTIRNIKFNNATVYLQHCPMAKASWLNEKEAVENPYYGSMMFACGDVTETIKAK from the coding sequence ATGAAAAAGATAATGATTATGGTGGCTATACTAGCCATCGCTACAACGAAATTGACTTTTGCGCAAAGCAAAACTGACGCCGCTTTTAACCAGTTGTTAACGGCTTATTACGATGTAAAAAATGCGCTGGCTGCCGACAAGCTGGCTCAGGCTGCAGAGAATGTGAAAGTGCTTTCGGCTAAAGTTGACGCCGTACCGCATAAAGAACTGCCAGGTGCACAGCACACCCTGTGGATGGAACAAGCTAAAGTTATAAAAGCTAAAGCGGCTGAATTAGCCATCGCAAAGGACATTAAGGCACAGCGTAAATCTTTCGAAACGATTTCCTCGGCAATGATTAAAACCATACGGAACATCAAATTTAACAACGCCACAGTTTACCTTCAGCATTGCCCAATGGCCAAAGCAAGCTGGCTAAACGAAAAGGAAGCAGTAGAAAATCCGTATTATGGAAGCATGATGTTTGCATGTGGCGACGTTACGGAAACGATAAAGGCGAAATAA
- a CDS encoding heavy-metal-associated domain-containing protein: MKTIKIFSIIMLFFAVNVSAQQISTADLQVTGLTCSMCSNATQKSLETLSFVNTVKPDLNKNIFVLTFKKGTDINIDLIRKKVQDAGFSVGGLTANFNFNQVKIDEKGQAIVNGNVYRFVNAKNKTLNGLVKASVVDKNFISNSAFKKQAANIASDAYASGMGVVNGKKTRVYHLILS; the protein is encoded by the coding sequence ATGAAAACAATAAAAATATTCAGCATTATTATGCTCTTTTTCGCCGTTAACGTATCGGCCCAACAAATATCAACAGCAGATTTACAGGTAACTGGTTTAACATGTTCAATGTGCTCAAACGCCACACAGAAATCGTTAGAGACATTAAGTTTTGTTAACACTGTAAAGCCCGACTTAAATAAAAACATCTTTGTATTGACCTTCAAAAAAGGTACCGACATCAATATTGACCTGATCCGGAAAAAGGTTCAGGATGCCGGCTTTTCGGTTGGCGGCTTAACTGCCAACTTCAACTTTAATCAGGTTAAGATTGACGAAAAAGGGCAAGCCATCGTTAACGGGAATGTTTATCGTTTCGTAAACGCCAAGAACAAAACCTTAAATGGCTTAGTTAAGGCGTCGGTAGTAGATAAAAACTTCATTTCTAATTCGGCGTTTAAAAAACAAGCTGCTAATATTGCTTCTGATGCCTATGCGAGCGGAATGGGCGTTGTAAACGGAAAGAAAACACGCGTTTATCACCTAATTCTTTCTTAA
- a CDS encoding YfiT family bacillithiol transferase has product MDLEQLKYPIGQFIMPEIFDERQATVWISEIEALPAQIKKATESLSSNELNQAYRPGGWTLRQVVHHLPDSHMNAYIRFKQALTEDVPVIRPYDEAGWAETEEARNGDIEMSVALLTSLHRRWVTFLKTLKMEDYQRKYIHPAQDKELNLAMMLGMYAWHGKHHLAHINNTVN; this is encoded by the coding sequence ATGGATTTAGAACAGCTCAAATACCCAATTGGTCAGTTTATTATGCCTGAAATTTTTGATGAAAGGCAAGCAACGGTTTGGATTTCGGAGATCGAGGCGCTTCCAGCCCAAATCAAAAAAGCTACTGAAAGCCTGAGCAGCAACGAACTGAATCAGGCCTATCGCCCTGGTGGATGGACACTGAGACAGGTGGTTCATCACCTTCCCGACAGCCATATGAATGCTTATATTCGCTTTAAACAGGCGCTTACAGAAGACGTTCCGGTAATTAGGCCCTACGATGAAGCGGGCTGGGCAGAGACCGAAGAAGCAAGAAATGGCGACATTGAAATGTCTGTTGCGCTGTTAACCAGCCTGCATCGCCGATGGGTAACGTTTCTTAAAACGTTAAAAATGGAAGATTACCAACGAAAATACATTCATCCGGCACAAGATAAGGAACTTAACTTAGCGATGATGTTGGGTATGTATGCCTGGCATGGCAAACATCATTTGGCACATATTAATAACACCGTCAACTGA
- a CDS encoding peptidylprolyl isomerase, whose protein sequence is MKKLILFIGVFSVLSAFAAKPRNKYVRIQTVFGECIVKLYNETPLHRDNFLKLTKQGYFDGTLFHRVIKDFMIQGGDPDSRNAKPDVLLGNGGPKYTIPAEFRDSLFHKKGVLAAARDGDMVNPEKASSGSQFYLVQGKVFTDEQLNILEERRLKFKLPEWQRQVYKTIGGAPHLDQSYTVYGEIVVGLDMVDKIAALLTDDNNRPKEDVKMNITLLKKREARKLERTLEKDN, encoded by the coding sequence ATGAAGAAATTAATACTATTTATTGGCGTTTTTTCGGTTCTGTCTGCTTTTGCAGCGAAGCCAAGAAATAAATACGTGCGCATCCAAACTGTTTTTGGCGAATGCATTGTTAAACTGTATAATGAAACGCCGCTGCATCGCGATAATTTTTTAAAGCTAACCAAGCAGGGGTATTTTGACGGCACTCTATTTCACCGGGTGATAAAGGATTTTATGATTCAGGGCGGCGATCCAGATTCAAGAAATGCGAAGCCAGATGTTTTGCTGGGAAACGGAGGCCCGAAATACACCATTCCGGCAGAGTTTCGCGACAGCTTATTCCATAAGAAAGGCGTTTTGGCCGCAGCGAGAGATGGAGATATGGTCAATCCTGAAAAGGCATCAAGTGGAAGCCAGTTTTATTTGGTGCAAGGAAAGGTGTTTACTGATGAACAGTTAAACATTTTGGAAGAAAGGCGGTTGAAATTTAAGCTTCCTGAATGGCAAAGACAGGTTTACAAAACCATTGGCGGAGCGCCACATTTAGATCAGAGCTATACGGTTTATGGCGAAATTGTTGTAGGCCTGGATATGGTTGATAAAATTGCGGCGTTATTGACCGATGATAATAACCGACCAAAGGAGGATGTGAAAATGAATATTACCCTGCTAAAGAAAAGAGAAGCCAGAAAACTGGAAAGGACGCTCGAAAAAGACAATTAA
- a CDS encoding HYC_CC_PP family protein — MKLKQKIALSLAVFYAVSVMGLALSLHFCGGKLENVKLFSNEVSCKFCKDIPAEKIKDDGCCKNTNVTVKVKDSHQTAAKTEMPKLYAVQLFVHSPTDEFFSNFSTGHLSKIINKAPPLTLGVALHVFNCIFRN; from the coding sequence ATGAAGCTTAAACAAAAAATAGCACTTTCTTTGGCCGTTTTCTACGCGGTTAGTGTTATGGGTTTGGCTTTGAGTCTGCATTTTTGCGGTGGAAAACTAGAGAACGTAAAACTTTTTAGCAACGAGGTTTCTTGCAAGTTCTGTAAGGATATTCCAGCCGAGAAGATAAAGGACGATGGTTGTTGCAAAAACACAAATGTTACGGTTAAGGTAAAGGATAGCCACCAAACTGCGGCAAAAACAGAAATGCCGAAGCTGTACGCTGTTCAGCTTTTTGTACATTCCCCAACGGACGAATTTTTCTCTAATTTCAGCACCGGTCATTTAAGCAAAATTATTAACAAGGCACCACCGCTCACTTTGGGGGTTGCGCTGCATGTTTTCAACTGTATTTTCAGGAATTAG
- the ygiD gene encoding 4,5-DOPA-extradiol-dioxygenase: MSTLAQFRNFTQRLPQTDLMPTIFIGHGSPMNGIEHNEFSQSWVDLAKNIPVPNAVLVVSAHWYTHGTFVTAMDFPTTIHDFGGFPRALFNVQYPAPGKPQLATEISGLVHSADVALDHDWGLDHGTWTIVRHMYPEANIPVLQLSIDYTKSPAQHYEMAREIYALRKKGVLIIGSGNMVHNLRLISWEMMHGGGYDWANEMNYKFKNLIANGDYQPLINYQNLGPDAMLAIPTPEHYLPLLYTLALRNDKEEVTIFNDKAIGGSLTMTSVLVG, encoded by the coding sequence ATGTCGACATTAGCACAGTTCAGAAATTTTACTCAACGGTTGCCGCAAACGGATCTGATGCCAACAATTTTTATTGGTCATGGCTCCCCAATGAACGGTATCGAGCACAATGAGTTCAGCCAAAGCTGGGTTGATCTGGCTAAAAACATCCCGGTGCCGAATGCGGTATTGGTGGTTTCTGCGCATTGGTACACGCATGGAACTTTTGTTACGGCAATGGATTTTCCCACCACTATTCACGATTTTGGTGGTTTCCCTCGAGCCCTTTTTAACGTTCAATATCCGGCACCAGGCAAACCACAACTGGCTACAGAAATCTCTGGTCTAGTGCACTCGGCCGACGTTGCTTTAGATCACGATTGGGGCTTAGATCATGGCACCTGGACAATTGTAAGGCATATGTATCCGGAGGCAAACATTCCCGTTCTCCAGCTTAGCATAGATTACACGAAATCGCCGGCACAACATTATGAAATGGCCCGGGAGATTTATGCGCTCCGAAAAAAAGGTGTTTTGATTATCGGAAGTGGAAATATGGTACATAATCTCCGCCTGATCAGCTGGGAAATGATGCATGGTGGCGGCTACGATTGGGCAAATGAAATGAATTACAAGTTTAAAAACCTTATCGCAAATGGCGATTACCAGCCGTTGATCAATTACCAAAATTTAGGCCCGGATGCAATGCTCGCCATCCCAACACCAGAGCATTATTTGCCACTGCTTTACACACTGGCGCTTCGGAACGACAAGGAAGAGGTTACTATCTTTAACGACAAGGCAATTGGCGGTTCGCTTACAATGACGTCGGTATTGGTTGGTTAA
- a CDS encoding YceI family protein, translated as MKKLFLLLIATSLSVASFAQTTWKIDPMHSFVNFSVKHMGISFVDGSFKKFDGTVTASKPDLTDAKINFTVDVNSITTGVDMRDGHLKTDDFFNAEKFPTMKFESTSFKKLNGNNYELAGKLTIRDVTKDVKFAVVYGGTAKDQQGNTKAGFGATTTINRLDYNIKYDPTGAGVAKDVAIKLNLEFVQAK; from the coding sequence ATGAAAAAATTATTCTTATTGCTGATCGCCACCTCACTTAGCGTAGCGTCATTTGCACAAACAACGTGGAAAATCGATCCCATGCACTCGTTTGTTAACTTCTCTGTTAAACACATGGGAATTTCGTTTGTAGATGGATCGTTTAAGAAATTCGATGGCACGGTGACGGCTTCAAAACCAGATTTAACCGACGCTAAAATTAACTTCACGGTTGATGTTAACAGCATTACAACGGGTGTTGATATGAGAGATGGCCATTTAAAAACGGATGACTTTTTCAATGCGGAAAAATTTCCGACAATGAAATTTGAAAGCACGTCGTTTAAAAAATTAAACGGGAATAACTACGAACTGGCCGGAAAACTAACCATTCGCGATGTAACCAAAGATGTAAAATTTGCGGTTGTTTACGGCGGAACTGCTAAAGACCAACAAGGCAACACCAAAGCCGGTTTTGGTGCAACAACAACTATCAATCGTTTAGATTATAACATTAAATATGATCCAACCGGTGCCGGCGTGGCTAAAGATGTTGCGATCAAACTGAATTTAGAGTTTGTGCAGGCAAAATAG
- a CDS encoding DUF6364 family protein: MTTKLTLTVEKATIESAKSYAKQTGRSLSEVVEKYLKTITANDNPPVPSKLQSTVGAVKLPDNFDEYAVLREYFDNKH; the protein is encoded by the coding sequence ATGACAACAAAATTAACTTTGACCGTCGAAAAAGCTACAATTGAGAGCGCAAAGTCATATGCTAAACAGACAGGCAGAAGTCTATCCGAAGTAGTCGAAAAGTATTTAAAAACAATAACAGCCAATGATAATCCGCCTGTTCCTTCTAAATTACAGTCGACTGTTGGGGCTGTAAAGTTGCCTGACAATTTTGATGAATACGCTGTGCTAAGAGAATATTTTGATAACAAGCACTAA